A genomic stretch from Chitinophaga agri includes:
- a CDS encoding helix-turn-helix domain-containing protein, giving the protein MSGNDNASHSHHRHLPVQQLLEGEYLRVVRLHKDLNDLSVIPHRHDHYELMLVTAGEGVHSINFRTFEIRPQRLYFIHPGQVHIIHPFDRDGWLILFGEELFKRFVNIHRHEDGQGLLDAYTSYPYIDLNGQLSGIATFIIAQIQTELTAINPDVHILLHYVSLLLLHANNEHNVQHPLPPSTLAHRTLFHQLKQLIEQYFRQEHLAAFYADTLRTDIKKLNSICRSSTHLTVFELLQERLITESKILLQTSMKSVKEISYELGFNDPAFFGRFFKRHTGLTSATFRDTRMT; this is encoded by the coding sequence ATGTCAGGGAATGATAACGCCTCTCATAGTCATCATCGTCATTTGCCGGTTCAGCAGCTGCTGGAAGGGGAATACCTGCGTGTGGTACGACTGCACAAAGACCTGAACGACCTTTCTGTTATTCCACATCGTCATGACCATTATGAGCTGATGCTCGTCACAGCTGGTGAGGGCGTGCATTCTATCAACTTCAGAACGTTTGAGATACGACCACAACGTCTTTATTTCATTCATCCGGGACAGGTACATATCATTCATCCTTTCGATCGTGATGGCTGGCTGATATTGTTCGGAGAAGAGCTGTTCAAACGATTTGTGAACATCCACCGGCATGAAGATGGACAGGGATTACTGGATGCCTATACGTCTTATCCGTATATTGATCTGAATGGACAGTTATCTGGTATCGCGACCTTTATCATTGCACAGATACAAACGGAGCTCACGGCGATCAATCCGGATGTACACATTCTGTTGCATTATGTATCGCTGTTACTGTTACACGCCAATAATGAGCATAATGTACAGCATCCCCTTCCACCATCCACGCTGGCACACAGAACGCTCTTCCATCAGCTGAAACAGTTAATAGAGCAGTATTTCCGGCAGGAGCACCTGGCGGCATTCTATGCTGACACCCTACGTACAGATATCAAAAAGCTGAATAGTATCTGCAGATCATCCACCCATCTCACGGTGTTTGAACTATTGCAGGAAAGACTGATCACGGAGAGCAAGATCTTATTACAGACATCCATGAAATCGGTGAAAGAGATCAGTTATGAGCTGGGCTTTAACGACCCTGCTTTTTTCGGTCGTTTCTTTAAAAGACATACGGGACTCACATCAGCCACCTTCCGGGATACCCGAATGACATAA
- a CDS encoding DUF6443 domain-containing protein, whose translation MKSLLYIKKTVGCLVTIIAPLVSVAQTPNIPTGAINSAVPIAPPAAYSNTTINYVRTWIPNLPLKDTAVVAATSRSIREVKQTTQYSDGLGRPIQQVAKGISPNGKDMVEMSLYDQYGRQQYRYLPYAHQAAGDGKFKMDPFNTQNAFYKNGVLNPGAVGESIFYAKVEYEASPLDREIKIYPSGNSWVTRPKEMQYKMNADNDSVRKWTLGSGLPVSTGYYSGGELIKAVTIDEQGNQKIEYKDKDDKVILKKVQVEDAPANGASGWLCTYNIYNDLGDLQYVIPPSAVEAIKSNWTMTNAVDTGLCFRYDYDARQRIIVKRIPGQGRVFMVYDIRDRLVFTQDSVQRAKSPMEWMVMFYDDINRPVMTGIYKSTTTPDVLQSSLNAASGSLTISYVSPPQEDLAVYEHDGRASYTATNSVLILDGFDSGTNPEFVVEINSTTTGDTTKSVVSNPLPGLQTSALTPLTYTFYDNYNYSGRLSFVGSDTLKLSGADTLFPERRPVSYNAEGLITGVRSRILGTDKWLTTTNYYNDKARLVQIVSENHMGGKDVTSMLYNFKGLPLAVYLRHQNPKSVTPQMTMLTRKTYDHADRLLTITKRLNDDASLERIITSDSYDELGRLGLRRLGVSSSGDIIDTLNYTYNIRGWLQGINKSYVNNDASTSNWFGQELSYDYGFTIKQYSGNTTGVTWKTRSNSPSAYGFNFDKANRLTGAYFSQKASGSWLQGDKNFSVGNLTYDANGNIRTMLQKGMVGTVSKTIDSLTYTYPSNSNRLLAVKDIDSSVTKSARIEDFIDGNTTTKDYSYDANGNMIADLNKGVTSITYNHMNLPSLITMGSKGTITYQYDAAGNKLSKVVVDNTSGSPKTTRTDYAGAFVYRQDSIELISHEEGRIRPLYVTGQPIAYVYDYFEKDYLGNVRTILTEQTDFSMYAATMEIDAAAKETALFSNVEETRAEKPVGYPQDNKSSQNKFVAKLSARTGGKKIGPSLVLRVTAGDTVQINAQAFYKSQGPKDNGQTPPVEDMLIGLVEAFGGNMKTEGVHAAGTANALPFNADFYNNEYQRLKNRNAESPNSDRPKAYLNFVLFDDDFKLIEDNSGARQVKATPDELQELAVPQMAIPKSGFLYIYTSNESQQDVYFDNIIAGLNSGPFLEETHYYPYGMKMAGISSIALKDAKYPENRYKYNFAEFNKDLDVNLYEFRNRMYDPAIGRWHGIDNRPNVDYSLYTPMANNPINHTDILGDTTYRFNSSGEYIGMFDTDQQGILGQIGDYQTTINTKGKKQQVFMPTSTFHFNDEQIDREQLNALQKGSSEILVITDENINYIMKKSWIHWKPLEVRWAFAFAESRGRMDFNGSYLLQLKEIFLTGSSQSAAAADGLGGFVIFAGRPYVAYNLNDGGQFLWGHAMRRLGFSYSSAKFGSQANELFRDTKADQTAISTGFHYHVKTDKREAGVFETVPRSGF comes from the coding sequence ATGAAATCTTTATTATACATTAAAAAAACGGTGGGTTGTCTGGTGACTATTATCGCTCCGCTAGTATCTGTAGCGCAAACACCTAATATACCCACAGGAGCTATTAACTCCGCAGTACCGATAGCGCCTCCTGCAGCTTATAGCAATACAACAATAAATTATGTCAGGACATGGATACCTAATTTGCCACTAAAGGATACTGCGGTTGTAGCCGCTACTTCCAGAAGTATACGGGAGGTAAAACAAACGACACAATATTCAGACGGATTGGGGCGGCCTATTCAACAGGTGGCCAAAGGAATAAGTCCGAATGGAAAGGATATGGTTGAAATGTCTTTATATGATCAGTATGGCAGACAACAGTATAGGTATCTTCCTTATGCTCATCAGGCAGCTGGTGATGGTAAATTTAAAATGGATCCTTTTAATACGCAAAATGCCTTTTATAAAAATGGTGTATTAAATCCTGGGGCTGTAGGGGAGAGTATATTTTATGCTAAAGTAGAATATGAAGCTTCACCTCTCGACAGAGAAATAAAGATCTATCCATCTGGTAATAGCTGGGTAACGCGTCCAAAGGAAATGCAGTATAAGATGAATGCTGATAACGACTCGGTAAGAAAATGGACATTAGGCTCCGGTCTACCAGTCAGTACCGGGTATTATTCTGGAGGAGAATTAATTAAGGCAGTTACCATAGATGAACAGGGAAATCAGAAAATTGAATATAAAGATAAAGATGATAAAGTCATTTTGAAGAAGGTTCAAGTGGAAGATGCCCCGGCAAATGGTGCATCTGGATGGCTCTGTACTTACAATATCTACAATGATCTGGGTGATCTGCAGTACGTGATACCTCCATCCGCAGTGGAGGCCATAAAGAGTAACTGGACGATGACCAATGCGGTTGATACCGGATTATGTTTTCGTTATGATTACGATGCTCGACAGCGTATTATTGTGAAACGTATTCCTGGACAGGGACGAGTGTTTATGGTATACGATATTCGTGACAGACTTGTGTTTACACAGGATTCTGTGCAACGAGCAAAGTCGCCCATGGAGTGGATGGTGATGTTTTATGATGACATTAATCGTCCGGTAATGACAGGGATTTATAAAAGTACAACTACGCCGGATGTGTTGCAGAGCAGCCTGAATGCTGCATCCGGATCGCTGACAATTTCTTATGTATCCCCTCCGCAGGAAGATTTGGCTGTATATGAGCATGATGGAAGGGCTTCATATACAGCGACAAACAGTGTACTGATTCTTGATGGTTTTGATTCCGGAACAAATCCTGAATTTGTTGTTGAGATTAATTCCACTACTACGGGTGATACTACAAAGTCGGTAGTAAGCAATCCGTTACCTGGTTTGCAAACATCCGCATTGACACCATTGACCTATACATTTTATGATAATTATAATTATAGCGGTAGACTATCGTTTGTAGGGAGTGATACATTGAAATTGTCTGGAGCTGATACACTGTTTCCTGAGAGAAGACCTGTTTCTTATAATGCTGAGGGGCTTATAACAGGCGTCAGATCAAGGATACTTGGTACAGATAAATGGTTGACCACTACCAACTATTATAATGACAAGGCAAGGCTTGTGCAGATAGTTAGTGAAAACCATATGGGAGGTAAGGATGTTACATCGATGCTTTACAATTTTAAAGGTCTGCCGCTTGCAGTATATCTTCGTCATCAAAATCCGAAAAGTGTTACTCCTCAAATGACAATGTTGACTCGTAAAACATACGATCATGCTGACCGACTGCTGACTATTACCAAGCGGTTGAATGATGATGCTAGCCTGGAGAGGATAATTACATCTGATAGTTATGACGAGTTAGGTAGGTTAGGTCTTAGACGTCTTGGCGTATCTTCCTCCGGCGATATTATCGATACATTGAATTATACGTATAATATTCGCGGCTGGTTGCAAGGCATCAATAAAAGCTATGTAAATAATGATGCTTCCACCTCTAACTGGTTTGGACAGGAACTGAGTTATGATTATGGATTTACGATTAAGCAATACAGCGGTAATACGACTGGCGTTACATGGAAAACCCGCTCAAATAGCCCTAGTGCATATGGTTTCAATTTTGATAAGGCTAATCGTCTGACCGGCGCTTATTTTTCACAGAAAGCAAGTGGAAGCTGGTTACAGGGAGATAAGAACTTTTCTGTGGGTAATCTGACTTATGATGCGAATGGTAACATCAGGACGATGTTGCAAAAAGGGATGGTCGGTACAGTAAGCAAAACAATTGATAGTCTGACATATACTTATCCTTCCAACAGCAACAGATTACTGGCGGTGAAGGATATAGACTCATCTGTAACGAAATCTGCCAGAATAGAAGATTTTATTGATGGCAACACGACAACAAAGGATTATTCATATGATGCCAATGGTAATATGATAGCAGACCTGAATAAAGGGGTTACTTCAATTACTTATAACCATATGAATTTACCATCCCTTATAACAATGGGAAGTAAAGGAACGATCACTTATCAATATGATGCTGCCGGAAATAAACTTTCTAAAGTAGTCGTAGATAACACCAGTGGTTCTCCCAAAACAACAAGGACAGATTATGCTGGGGCGTTTGTTTACAGGCAGGATAGTATTGAGCTGATTAGTCATGAAGAGGGTAGGATCCGTCCATTATATGTAACAGGACAGCCTATTGCATATGTATATGACTATTTTGAGAAAGATTATCTGGGGAACGTTAGAACAATATTGACAGAGCAGACAGATTTCAGTATGTATGCAGCGACGATGGAAATAGATGCTGCAGCAAAAGAGACGGCCTTATTTAGTAATGTAGAAGAAACCCGTGCTGAAAAACCTGTAGGTTATCCACAGGATAATAAATCGTCACAAAATAAATTTGTGGCAAAACTAAGTGCACGAACTGGTGGTAAAAAGATCGGCCCCTCTCTTGTATTGAGAGTAACAGCAGGTGATACTGTCCAGATAAACGCCCAGGCGTTTTATAAATCTCAGGGACCTAAAGATAATGGTCAGACGCCTCCGGTAGAAGATATGCTCATCGGTCTTGTGGAAGCTTTCGGAGGTAATATGAAAACTGAAGGGGTGCATGCCGCAGGTACAGCTAACGCACTACCTTTCAACGCAGATTTCTACAATAATGAATATCAACGTTTGAAGAACAGGAATGCAGAATCTCCCAATAGTGACCGTCCTAAAGCGTATTTGAATTTCGTGTTATTTGATGATGATTTCAAATTAATAGAAGATAACAGCGGCGCCAGACAAGTAAAAGCAACACCAGATGAACTACAGGAGTTAGCCGTGCCCCAAATGGCCATCCCAAAGAGTGGATTTTTGTATATTTATACAAGTAACGAAAGTCAACAGGACGTATACTTTGATAATATCATAGCCGGATTGAACAGTGGACCATTTTTGGAGGAAACACACTACTATCCGTATGGTATGAAAATGGCGGGGATCAGCAGTATAGCGTTGAAAGATGCGAAGTATCCTGAGAACAGATATAAGTACAACTTTGCTGAATTTAATAAGGATCTCGACGTAAACCTTTACGAGTTCCGCAACAGAATGTATGATCCAGCAATTGGCAGATGGCATGGGATTGATAACAGACCCAATGTTGACTATAGTTTGTATACGCCTATGGCCAATAATCCAATAAATCATACGGATATTTTGGGCGATACTACATATAGATTTAATAGTTCAGGAGAATACATTGGAATGTTTGATACAGATCAGCAAGGAATACTGGGACAGATTGGTGATTATCAAACCACAATAAATACTAAAGGGAAAAAGCAGCAAGTATTCATGCCAACCAGTACTTTTCATTTTAATGATGAGCAGATAGATAGAGAGCAGTTGAATGCTCTGCAAAAAGGTAGCTCTGAAATCTTGGTTATCACAGACGAAAACATTAACTATATAATGAAAAAGTCTTGGATTCATTGGAAGCCTTTGGAAGTTAGGTGGGCTTTTGCCTTTGCGGAAAGCCGAGGCAGAATGGATTTTAATGGCAGTTATCTTTTGCAATTGAAGGAGATTTTTTTGACAGGTAGTAGCCAGTCTGCTGCTGCTGCTGATGGGTTAGGTGGATTTGTTATATTCGCTGGACGTCCGTACGTTGCTTATAATCTAAATGATGGTGGTCAATTCCTATGGGGGCACGCTATGCGGAGATTAGGTTTCTCTTATTCGTCTGCAAAATTTGGCTCTCAAGCGAATGAGCTGTTTAGGGATACAAAAGCAGATCAGACGGCGATTTCCACCGGTTTTCATTACCATGTTAAAACGGATAAAAGAGAAGCGGGCGTGTTTGAAACTGTGCCTAGGTCAGGATTTTAA
- a CDS encoding DMT family transporter has product MSAQKNAAKAIVWGIVASLFLSSTFIINSLISGSGGYWAWTAALRSLFLIPILGLVVFLAGQLKSTMHAMRQAPVIFIKWGLIGFGCLYTLLAVASLWSPGWMVAATFQINILAGILLAPLIYPDERKVIPKRALIISVVILSGVFIMQFEKLSQLHAVGNTILSFFTVIAGAIVWPLGNRKLMVDLEHKGLRLNALQRVLGMSIGCLPLLIILSVIGFVKSGAPSLAQCESSLLSALFSGFLGGVGFYQATQIVSKNTVSLAAIEATQVFEIFFTLIGEMVLKGAHFPGLYAQIGFVIVLSGISIHFWNAWRHSKRLVVAG; this is encoded by the coding sequence ATGTCAGCACAAAAGAATGCCGCAAAGGCTATCGTCTGGGGAATTGTGGCCTCCCTCTTCCTCTCTTCTACTTTCATCATCAATAGTCTCATATCAGGTTCCGGTGGATATTGGGCCTGGACAGCCGCCTTACGGAGTCTCTTTCTTATTCCGATTCTGGGACTGGTGGTATTCCTGGCAGGGCAACTGAAAAGTACCATGCATGCTATGAGACAGGCACCAGTGATCTTCATCAAATGGGGGCTTATCGGCTTTGGCTGTTTATACACATTGCTGGCAGTAGCCTCGTTATGGTCACCCGGCTGGATGGTAGCGGCCACCTTCCAGATCAATATCCTGGCGGGCATCTTGCTCGCACCACTGATCTATCCTGATGAGCGAAAGGTGATTCCTAAAAGAGCGCTGATCATCTCTGTGGTAATCCTCTCTGGCGTATTCATTATGCAATTCGAAAAACTGTCTCAATTGCACGCCGTGGGCAATACAATACTGAGCTTTTTTACCGTGATAGCAGGCGCTATTGTATGGCCGCTGGGCAACCGTAAGCTGATGGTAGATCTGGAGCATAAAGGGCTTCGTTTAAATGCCCTGCAACGTGTACTGGGCATGAGCATCGGGTGCCTGCCCTTACTGATCATATTGTCTGTGATCGGTTTTGTGAAAAGCGGAGCGCCGTCATTAGCACAATGCGAATCTTCTTTACTATCAGCTTTGTTCTCCGGCTTTCTTGGGGGAGTAGGCTTTTATCAGGCGACACAGATCGTGAGCAAAAATACAGTTTCGCTGGCAGCGATAGAAGCTACGCAGGTGTTTGAGATCTTCTTTACGCTGATTGGTGAAATGGTGCTGAAAGGGGCGCATTTTCCCGGATTGTATGCGCAGATCGGTTTTGTGATCGTGTTATCAGGGATCAGTATTCATTTCTGGAATGCATGGAGACATAGTAAGCGTCTGGTGGTGGCAGGCTGA
- a CDS encoding response regulator, giving the protein MINVLIVDDHHLFAEGVISLFKPEDGIAVVRHTSNGHELPELLSENDIDVILLDIDMPVLNGIACMDLLKDKGYDKPVVMLTMHQSMRQIKAALEKGAQGYILKDASKAELLQAILNASERKNYFHPRINDQVFDYFRGMNTTHSGSTALSEREKEIIRCLAEGMNTKSISGTLYISEHTVKTHRRNIMHKLNVKTSAELIKLAVDKGFI; this is encoded by the coding sequence ATGATAAATGTACTGATCGTTGATGATCATCATCTCTTTGCAGAAGGAGTGATATCACTCTTTAAACCTGAAGATGGTATTGCCGTTGTCCGGCATACCAGTAACGGGCATGAACTGCCGGAACTGTTGTCAGAAAACGACATAGACGTCATCCTGCTGGATATTGATATGCCTGTATTAAATGGTATTGCCTGTATGGACCTGCTGAAAGATAAAGGATACGATAAACCGGTTGTTATGCTGACCATGCACCAGTCTATGCGACAGATCAAAGCAGCACTTGAAAAAGGTGCACAGGGATATATTCTGAAGGATGCCTCCAAAGCTGAACTCCTACAGGCAATCCTCAATGCCAGCGAACGAAAGAACTATTTTCATCCCAGGATAAATGACCAGGTATTCGATTATTTCAGAGGGATGAATACTACCCACTCCGGATCAACAGCACTATCTGAAAGGGAAAAAGAAATTATCCGGTGCCTGGCGGAAGGAATGAATACAAAGTCTATCTCCGGTACCCTCTATATCAGTGAACATACCGTAAAGACCCACCGAAGGAATATCATGCATAAACTGAATGTAAAGACCTCTGCCGAGCTCATAAAGCTGGCAGTTGACAAGGGCTTTATCTGA
- a CDS encoding tetratricopeptide repeat-containing sensor histidine kinase, with translation MRPDVRRCIQLLCYLFWGISSTVSAQDQGKADSLKLILISNDTLSPLPRMSTFAKIAAYSSSPNEVLLYADTLLKMATAHRHTSYIIEALQSKGVAYRLMGNLQKSLESLFSSANLAIEKGEHKRLTTGYLEIANTYIANNDLKNALLYNNKAVKLIRQHGNKEQLAINLLNTGYSYYSLNKLDSALLLYNEAEPIFEAIGLKIGKAYAVGNKALVYWKQGYYNEARQGLLLAIEMLDPLGDQFGMADYHNQLGKLYAEQNNIKEAILHTRKAFDMAEALDLKEQMRDASLLLSRLYHTKKDYPRAFDYQSRYIVYKDSIENSGTTKQLANLRTEFEVSLKEKEIALLEKRQLLNRIYIVIAGFFLVLAVLMLLYFRQRFLNARLMAQNDRKTHDEKIRQLLNTQETRALQAMVQGQENERKRLARELHNHFGSLLATIKVNMNAIDETAIANYSTLSRLIDQACNDIRNLSHSLNVGIADNFGLVPALMELTTHLQQANGLKVEFSAAMCAQQMGAENEIIIYRIVQELVSNVLKHAQATRLSILLTCFDEENLVNIMVQDNGKGFDAEQKATSGMGISSLKEMITDLQGEIRFDSNPASGTTVNIDLPITPITLN, from the coding sequence ATGAGACCGGATGTCAGAAGATGTATACAACTGCTATGCTACCTTTTTTGGGGTATCAGTAGTACTGTATCCGCACAGGACCAGGGTAAAGCAGATAGCCTTAAATTGATACTGATCAGCAATGATACCCTGTCGCCGCTTCCCCGGATGAGTACCTTTGCGAAGATTGCCGCTTATTCGTCCTCTCCCAACGAAGTACTGCTCTATGCAGATACGCTATTGAAAATGGCAACTGCACATCGGCATACCAGCTATATTATTGAAGCGCTGCAATCCAAAGGCGTGGCTTACAGGCTGATGGGTAACCTGCAAAAGTCACTGGAAAGCCTTTTCAGTAGTGCCAACCTGGCGATAGAAAAAGGAGAGCACAAACGTCTGACAACCGGTTACCTGGAAATCGCCAACACCTATATCGCCAATAATGACCTGAAGAATGCCCTGCTGTATAATAATAAAGCGGTTAAATTAATCAGGCAGCATGGCAATAAAGAGCAACTCGCCATCAACCTCCTGAACACTGGTTACAGCTATTATTCATTAAATAAACTAGACTCAGCCTTGTTGTTATACAATGAGGCTGAGCCAATTTTTGAAGCGATCGGACTGAAGATCGGTAAGGCCTATGCGGTGGGCAACAAAGCCCTGGTCTACTGGAAACAGGGCTATTACAATGAAGCCAGACAGGGCCTGTTACTCGCCATAGAAATGCTTGATCCGCTAGGTGACCAGTTTGGCATGGCGGACTATCACAATCAGCTGGGTAAGTTGTACGCAGAACAAAACAATATAAAAGAAGCTATTCTTCACACACGCAAGGCTTTCGATATGGCGGAGGCACTCGACCTTAAAGAACAGATGCGGGATGCCTCCCTGCTACTATCCAGGCTGTATCATACGAAGAAAGATTACCCCAGGGCATTCGATTATCAAAGCCGGTATATTGTTTACAAAGACAGCATAGAGAACTCAGGAACGACCAAACAACTGGCGAACCTGCGTACAGAATTTGAGGTCAGCCTGAAAGAAAAAGAAATCGCACTGCTTGAGAAACGCCAGCTGTTAAACAGGATCTACATCGTGATTGCCGGTTTCTTCCTGGTACTGGCAGTCCTGATGTTATTGTATTTCCGTCAGCGTTTCCTGAATGCCCGCCTGATGGCACAGAATGACCGGAAAACGCATGATGAGAAGATCCGGCAACTATTGAATACACAAGAGACCAGGGCGTTGCAGGCGATGGTACAGGGTCAGGAGAATGAACGTAAGCGCCTCGCCCGTGAACTGCATAACCATTTTGGGAGCCTGCTGGCCACCATCAAGGTGAACATGAATGCCATAGATGAAACAGCGATTGCCAACTACAGCACATTATCCCGGCTGATAGACCAGGCCTGTAACGATATACGTAACCTTTCCCACTCACTGAATGTAGGTATTGCCGATAACTTCGGTCTGGTACCTGCGTTAATGGAACTGACCACACATCTCCAACAGGCGAACGGACTGAAAGTGGAATTTTCTGCTGCAATGTGCGCACAACAAATGGGAGCGGAGAATGAGATCATTATATACCGGATCGTACAGGAGTTAGTAAGCAATGTATTGAAACATGCACAAGCTACCCGCTTGTCTATCCTGTTAACCTGTTTCGATGAAGAAAACCTGGTCAATATTATGGTACAGGACAATGGCAAAGGTTTCGATGCGGAGCAGAAAGCCACGTCAGGAATGGGGATCAGCAGTCTGAAAGAAATGATCACTGACCTGCAGGGAGAGATCCGCTTTGACAGTAATCCGGCAAGCGGCACTACAGTTAATATTGACCTGCCTATTACACCGATAACACTCAACTGA
- a CDS encoding TlpA disulfide reductase family protein — protein sequence MPSHFSGFLLLLCCLIGLSSHAQERFTVRGTVPHYNGKIYFDNEGHTDTVLIKDKKFLYEGTIDRPFVLWFRIDAGIPISGNTFILEPGETVISMDTIIRRTGEDTCEISLKYQKMGPVNKVLVPYEKRLKIEIPKIRFAPEEEQLRFVMNDMRTLILKNRQSLAPYYYIINTGIYQVLPEGLLDSAYRDMPVAYKNGYFGQQLKRHLEYLDQTRVGQPMKDFTLTDLKGNTIHISDYKGKFVLVDVWASWCQPCRAEIPFLKTVYGKYHGQQFDILALSIDYDRQPWIDAVQKEQITWANAIDARGFDAELMQYFRVSSVPFNMLLDPNGIVIAVNLHGERLAQKLEELLPGKK from the coding sequence ATGCCCAGCCATTTCTCCGGTTTCTTATTATTACTGTGTTGCCTGATAGGACTCAGCAGCCACGCACAGGAACGTTTTACAGTTCGTGGTACTGTTCCTCATTACAACGGGAAAATTTACTTTGACAATGAAGGTCATACGGATACTGTTCTCATAAAGGATAAGAAATTCCTCTATGAGGGTACTATAGACCGTCCGTTCGTGCTATGGTTCAGAATAGACGCGGGTATACCGATAAGTGGAAACACCTTCATCCTGGAACCGGGAGAGACAGTTATTTCCATGGACACCATTATCAGAAGGACAGGAGAAGACACGTGTGAGATCAGCCTGAAATACCAGAAAATGGGGCCTGTCAATAAAGTACTTGTACCTTATGAAAAAAGACTAAAGATCGAAATTCCTAAGATCAGGTTCGCCCCGGAGGAAGAGCAGTTACGTTTTGTGATGAATGATATGCGCACGCTTATCCTGAAAAACAGGCAAAGTCTGGCGCCTTACTATTACATTATAAATACCGGCATTTATCAGGTATTACCAGAAGGGTTGCTGGACTCCGCTTATCGTGATATGCCCGTAGCCTATAAGAACGGTTATTTCGGCCAGCAACTTAAGAGACACCTGGAATATCTGGACCAAACCCGTGTCGGACAGCCGATGAAAGATTTCACACTGACGGATCTTAAGGGAAACACTATCCATATCAGCGACTACAAAGGGAAGTTCGTATTAGTGGATGTCTGGGCTTCCTGGTGTCAACCCTGCAGGGCTGAAATCCCTTTTCTTAAGACCGTTTACGGGAAATACCATGGCCAGCAGTTTGATATACTTGCCCTGTCTATCGATTACGATAGACAACCATGGATAGATGCTGTGCAGAAAGAACAGATCACATGGGCCAACGCCATAGATGCCAGGGGTTTTGATGCGGAGTTGATGCAATACTTCCGCGTAAGCAGTGTGCCGTTCAATATGCTGCTGGATCCCAATGGGATAGTCATTGCGGTCAATCTGCATGGTGAGCGGCTCGCCCAAAAACTGGAAGAGCTGCTTCCCGGTAAAAAATAA
- a CDS encoding DUF4221 family protein, translating into MNTDKETTVYGGSNEAGSITSLDADKFSKKSAAPNEYIYQKACTSDLYGGILYDKYRNVYYRFLRKALPEKGVRLRWENKKVSVVVMDADFKYLGETEIGDLNEF; encoded by the coding sequence CTGAACACGGATAAAGAAACGACGGTATACGGTGGTAGTAACGAAGCGGGCAGTATTACGTCGCTTGATGCAGATAAGTTCAGCAAGAAATCAGCCGCTCCCAATGAATACATTTATCAGAAAGCTTGTACCAGTGATCTATATGGTGGTATTCTCTATGATAAATACCGGAACGTTTATTATCGCTTTCTTAGAAAAGCATTGCCTGAAAAAGGGGTCAGACTCCGCTGGGAGAATAAAAAAGTATCCGTAGTAGTGATGGACGCCGATTTTAAATATTTAGGCGAAACAGAAATAGGTGACCTGAACGAGTTTTAA
- a CDS encoding HopJ type III effector protein, with translation MQAPVTTLIEQLKSNALPFKEVIEYIETYYQHQPTAFKNGEAYNEATQNQGSAKVFSFAQLNNLSKEDTLYLFAEHYQAVLNTPDATDHQNIRQFMQHGWSGIAFEGQALTAK, from the coding sequence ATGCAAGCACCCGTAACGACTTTGATTGAGCAATTAAAAAGCAATGCACTTCCTTTCAAAGAGGTGATTGAATATATAGAAACTTATTATCAGCATCAGCCGACTGCCTTCAAAAATGGAGAGGCTTATAATGAAGCGACACAGAATCAGGGAAGTGCGAAGGTGTTCTCTTTTGCTCAACTGAATAACCTGAGCAAAGAAGATACACTGTATTTATTTGCCGAGCATTATCAGGCGGTGTTAAATACACCAGATGCTACTGATCATCAGAACATCAGGCAGTTTATGCAGCATGGCTGGTCAGGTATTGCGTTTGAAGGACAGGCGCTCACTGCAAAGTAA